A single region of the Prochlorococcus marinus str. MIT 0917 genome encodes:
- the recJ gene encoding single-stranded-DNA-specific exonuclease RecJ, with amino-acid sequence MKTDYDQLTRWILPKPINDDELDIINLNYTLQKVLIRRGIDLNNEFDEYISPSELPNPEHHFNELSKASLRIIEACSRKEQIAICGDYDADGITSTVLLVELLSTLGARVKPYIPSRQDEGYGLNLNMINEINNEKTTLIITVDNGISAFDAIKKSNELGIDLIITDHHKIPDVQLDIFSLIHPELTPIYSPYKYLAGVGIAFLLAKNICNKLNFDINRTAANALFCIGTVADMAPLKGANRKWLKESLPKINTTTNKGIKSILKNLSIDQIALTSDDIGYKIAPLINAVGRIGDPLLVIDLLTNESNKYVDKLTKECFAINRERKRITALIEQEAIEIALSEYKDNNKFLVLKKKEWHPGIIGIVAARIVDKFNLPTAIIAKTNDGMFRGSIRSNNILNVNRALDECSDLLIAHGGHSAAAGFSIKEENISMLREKLNKIANREFKNIDLNKSIKPDAYLSFVDINYDFYKQLSLIGPFGMMNPAPIFWTRKCKIINIYKLKGDHLKMILNDGTCSIDAIKWNGSMELNNNDLIDIAFYIEINRWHGTEKLQLNIIDIKKHKDIIDLKMHNHLYKCQINDNKDILITNVKGQCISSDASISSKDLNIKQIVFAKKILTYAEVALGKAA; translated from the coding sequence TTGAAAACAGATTATGATCAATTGACAAGATGGATATTGCCAAAGCCTATAAATGATGATGAATTAGATATTATTAATTTAAACTATACATTACAGAAAGTCTTAATTAGAAGAGGGATAGATTTAAATAATGAATTTGATGAATATATATCACCATCAGAATTACCGAATCCGGAGCATCATTTCAATGAATTGAGCAAGGCTTCCCTAAGAATAATAGAAGCATGCAGTAGAAAGGAACAGATTGCTATATGTGGTGATTATGATGCAGATGGTATAACAAGTACAGTACTTTTAGTTGAATTATTATCTACACTTGGAGCAAGAGTTAAGCCATATATACCTTCACGACAGGATGAAGGTTATGGATTAAATCTTAATATGATAAACGAAATAAATAATGAAAAGACAACACTTATTATTACCGTAGATAATGGGATCTCAGCATTTGATGCAATAAAAAAATCAAATGAACTTGGAATTGACTTGATTATAACTGATCACCACAAAATTCCTGATGTGCAATTAGATATTTTTTCGTTAATACATCCTGAACTTACACCTATTTACTCACCTTATAAATATTTAGCTGGAGTAGGAATAGCATTCCTTCTTGCTAAAAATATATGTAATAAATTAAATTTTGATATTAATAGAACCGCTGCAAATGCATTATTTTGTATTGGAACTGTTGCCGATATGGCCCCGCTTAAAGGAGCTAATAGAAAATGGCTTAAAGAGTCTTTGCCTAAAATAAACACGACAACTAATAAAGGTATTAAATCAATTCTTAAAAATCTATCAATCGATCAAATAGCATTAACTTCGGACGATATAGGTTACAAGATTGCTCCATTAATAAATGCTGTTGGTAGAATAGGAGACCCACTACTTGTAATTGATCTCTTAACTAATGAATCGAATAAATATGTAGATAAACTTACTAAAGAGTGTTTTGCAATCAATAGAGAAAGAAAAAGAATTACAGCCTTAATTGAACAAGAAGCTATTGAAATAGCGCTAAGTGAATACAAAGATAATAACAAATTCTTGGTTCTGAAAAAGAAAGAATGGCATCCTGGGATAATTGGTATCGTAGCCGCAAGAATCGTTGATAAATTTAATTTACCTACAGCAATAATTGCAAAAACTAATGACGGTATGTTTAGAGGATCAATTAGATCAAATAATATATTAAACGTAAATCGTGCGTTAGATGAATGTAGTGATCTGCTTATAGCACATGGTGGGCATTCAGCAGCAGCAGGTTTCTCAATAAAAGAAGAAAATATTAGTATGCTTAGAGAAAAACTAAATAAAATAGCAAATAGAGAATTTAAAAATATTGATCTAAATAAGTCAATAAAACCAGATGCATACCTAAGTTTTGTTGATATTAACTATGATTTTTATAAACAATTAAGTTTGATTGGTCCCTTTGGGATGATGAATCCTGCGCCGATTTTCTGGACGAGAAAATGTAAAATCATAAATATATATAAGCTTAAAGGTGATCATCTTAAAATGATCCTCAATGATGGCACTTGCTCAATAGATGCAATTAAATGGAATGGTAGTATGGAATTAAATAATAATGATTTAATAGATATTGCATTTTACATTGAAATTAATAGATGGCATGGTACAGAAAAACTTCAATTAAATATTATAGATATAAAAAAGCATAAAGATATAATTGATTTAAAAATGCACAATCATTTATATAAATGCCAAATAAATGACAATAAAGATATATTAATCACGAATGTAAAAGGTCAATGCATTAGTTCAGATGCATCAATATCTTCCAAGGATCTAAATATAAAACAAATAGTATTTGCAAAAAAGATTCTTACTTATGCAGAGGTTGCTCTCGGAAAGGCGGCTTAG
- the psb30 gene encoding photosystem II reaction center protein Ycf12/Psb30, which yields MGRKASCLVEYKKLLINMGNLLPLVAVFLAGPAIIALIFYRRGV from the coding sequence ATGGGTAGGAAAGCCTCTTGTTTAGTAGAATATAAAAAACTTTTAATCAACATGGGAAACCTATTGCCACTAGTAGCAGTCTTTCTTGCAGGACCTGCAATAATCGCTTTAATCTTCTATAGAAGAGGCGTATAA
- a CDS encoding TMEM165/GDT1 family protein, with the protein MGKPKQISKPEVSDIADNTPFLSILITSFSTIFLAELGDKTQLATLILSAQSGKPLIIFIGAALALISTSLLGVLIGRWIANNLPRKRFTIISGIIMLSLGIYLVTLSFIDFLQN; encoded by the coding sequence ATGGGTAAACCTAAACAAATTTCTAAACCAGAAGTGAGTGATATAGCTGATAACACTCCTTTTTTAAGTATATTAATTACATCTTTTAGTACTATTTTTTTGGCTGAGTTAGGGGACAAGACACAACTTGCCACATTAATTTTATCTGCTCAGTCTGGTAAACCCCTAATTATTTTCATTGGAGCTGCTCTCGCACTTATTTCAACAAGCCTTCTCGGAGTTTTAATAGGAAGATGGATAGCAAATAACTTACCCAGAAAAAGGTTTACTATAATTTCAGGAATAATTATGTTAAGTTTAGGAATATATCTAGTAACACTAAGCTTTATTGACTTTCTTCAAAATTAG
- a CDS encoding TMEM165/GDT1 family protein — protein MILTLLFTTFVTVFLAEMGDKTQLTTITLSSTTNKPLAVFIGSSLALILATLLGALAGGSIANLIPAFLLKLLSGIVFLIIGINLLVQSEKETTNDSL, from the coding sequence ATGATTCTAACGCTTCTTTTTACAACATTTGTCACTGTTTTTCTTGCTGAAATGGGCGACAAAACTCAATTAACAACAATAACTTTAAGTAGTACTACTAATAAACCTTTAGCTGTTTTTATTGGCTCGTCATTAGCCCTTATATTAGCTACGCTTTTAGGGGCACTTGCAGGAGGGTCTATTGCCAACCTAATTCCTGCATTCTTACTAAAACTACTTTCTGGAATAGTATTCTTAATTATTGGTATTAACCTTTTAGTTCAAAGCGAAAAAGAAACTACTAATGATAGCTTATAA